In the genome of Toxoplasma gondii ME49 chromosome Ia, whole genome shotgun sequence, the window GATGAAGCCCACGGGATCAGATCGTGACGCAAGCATAGCCCGAAAGCTCGATGCTTTCCCACCATTCTTTGGCTCTACGGAATAGCATCCATCGAAAAACGGGCTGAAAACGAATCCCGCTTGTATCGGTATTCCGTTTGTATGGCTGGGACCGCCTCAGCTGCCGCTGGGTAGTTGGCAACCGCACGCGGATGCgacaagacaaagagagTGCCGGATTGAACAGATTACggctttttcttttgtctcgcAACTCGGTTATTTTTCGCTTTTTGAGTCTGTCCATGTACTCCGGCGTTATTTTCTGTGGACCAAAGGATTCGGGCCAATCTACTATCTTCCTGTCGGTTGGGCCCCTTCCTCTGCATTTGAACCGGTGAACGGAGTCTTTCTTAAACAGTCCTGCGGTGGTTCTTCGCAGACCACTGCTTTCCAGCGCACAGTGAAAGTGGACTTCATGAACCAGCACTGACTTTCCCGAAAGCTCTCTTCAGAGGCCGAGCTGGTTTGACCAACATTTAGCCTTCACGTCCGGTGAAAACCAACCGGGTCCTCTTGTGGGCACGCTTACTTTTTGAGGAGTAAACGCGGTGTCCTCGCTACCATCTACCAGCAAAACAGTCTTTCCTCATTAAACGCTCAGTCACTCAGTGTCTTCACCTATACTAAGGGGTACGCGTTCCGGCCTCCACTCCCGGCCCTCGCATTAGTTACGAAGGAcctgcgtcgctcttcccGGTTTTTACATGTTGGTTCCTCCCTTTTTTGTGATCGATGGCAAACTCTTTTTTCTgactcgtctctctccactctcacCACTGAAACCTAAACTTGCATCCAAGCAGCTAGACTTCGACCGTTTCGCTGTCGGATCAACTTTACTTTCACTCACTTGCCTTTTGCCGCTGCAACCACTCGTGTCTACTCACCTCGGTTTGCCCCCGTTCGCGAGCAcggcacgcgacagcgaGGTGTCGCCGTCGTCGGTCCGTGACTCATCTCACCTGTTTCCAAGAACCCATAAGGCGACCAGCAATGCGAAAaatgcctctctcttcccatTTAGGTCCTGGTGGACCTcactcttcgttttcctcacGCACCGCGAAAAGGTTTTCTCCCGAGGACTCCAGGACTGCAGGTGACTCGAACAGAGCAGCACAGATGTCAACACCGTCACTGGGCGGGTGCCGACTCTCAAATACTTCAAGTGGCTTGTCTTCTGCCGGCGACGTGCGGTTGCCATTAAATCCCCTTTACCCCTTATCACACGATGGAGGCTACCATCCTGACCTCGCTCTACACCTGGCAACGAAGCAGGTTCTCAGAGAAGAGCCGGTGCGTCCCCCGATTCTACGACCGAGCTTCAAATTCGACCCGGCAgcttctttcgtttcgcATGACGGGACTGGGGCTGGAGAATCAAGCGGAGAGGAATGCGAGCGCTCCAGATGCGAGAAGCCACCCTGTGCGGAGACCGACGTGGATCTCTCGGGTAAAATTCGTCTGGCGGTACATGTCGACAACAGCTCTTTTTCTGGACCGTCTAAGGCTTTTGAGAACCGCGAGAAGCCGCAACAACGCGCGGCGGAATCCAAGGACATTTCCCCTGAGCAGGAACTGACTTCACCGAGGACCGCAGAAAGGACCCCTGCTGCAGGTGAGGCTCcctcgacgcatgcagccccTTCGGTGCGACAAGGGCAGACTGCTCTGCCGTACGGCAAGTCGCCTTCCACGGCTTTGGCCACGAGAATGCGGTGCCGTAATGTTCTCCTTTGCTACGCCCTTCTCGACCCGTATAACCAGGGATACATCGATGTCCAGGAAGCCTGCGACGCCATCGGGAACATTCACAAACAGGACAAAGATGTCGCGGAACTCCTTCTGGCGCAACTCCAAGATATGACTGCTTACGTGTCCAACAGGTACATCACAGAAATGTGCCTTCTGGATtcaacgagagaaaacggcacTTTACCCGTGTGTTTGTTGAAGCCTCTTCTACGCCCAGCGGATCGCGGGGCACGGGCATAATTCCAGTGCGAACTATGTGCCTGCCACGAGTGACTCTGACGCGTTCCTGctttgtgtgtgtgaatAAACAAGGGGGCGCTTTTGCCTGTACTTGTCTGACGCAATCGTGAcacgttctctttcttcggtCATTGCGCGCTTCAGCATCTGGGGTGGTGAACAGACGTTGCGGCGACACGACCCAGACACTGCCTGCTGTGTGCCTGATGACCTACACTCGATCTCCAGCAATTCCTTGCCACTTGCTAAGCTCCCCAACTTGTCTGTCTGCCTCGGCAaggctgtgtgtgtgtgcgcgCGCGCCGCTACTCTGCGCGTCTGGTCTCGCTGTCGTTCCCAAACTTCCCAAACTACCGAATCGTTTTCGCGCTCCAGTTTTGAGAGACAACCAAATGTTTTCGGCCTGTCTTGCTCGCTCGCCGCAGAGGTGTCATTGAAAAGCAGGACTTCCTCGCTCAAGTACTTCGTCGAGTCGAGGCAGATTTGGCGGGGTCGACGCCGTACCACTGTCTGAGGAGCAGCTCGAACCCGGTGGCGAATGCTTGGCATAAAGGTCGACCATTCACGACGTTACAGAACCGGCGTTTTTACCAAGGCAAATATGTCCCGAAAGGCGTCCAAATCCATCTAAAGCAAGCAGATGGCGATGGAGACTTGATTCAGTTCCACCTGAGGAGGCGAGGGGGTGGCGGGGTGACTCTCCAGGAAGACAGGCCTCTGCCCTATCAAGCAAAACCCCGGGTAAGGCGGGAGGTAGGATGAAGCCAAGCcaatgcagagaaaagggatgTCCCGACAAAAGCACACCGACGCTTGGTGTATGCACGGTGTCTCGCTGAAAGGGGATGAAACCGGAGGCGCCGACATAGAGGACTGGTGAAAATGTGCAGACCAAGGCAACgtgagagaggagatgaCAACAATTCCACAGTGTAGATGGAAGGAAGCAGCATGTGTCAAAGAGTAGCTCTAGTGGTAGTCGTTCATCATGAATTTGGTTCCCCGTGAGAGCAAGTAAGTCGAAGTCTCCCGcactctctgtcgccttttcctctAGAACTCCAGGATAGCACTGTACCATTTGTTGGCTCCTGAAAGTGGTATGCAGAAGCACAAACACTCCCCCTTGCTTCGAGTTTATCGATCAAGATCGAACGACGTCCACTTCAGTACACACAATGTGGGAGAGCGAGGGAACGGGGCATCTTCTTCGGTTTTCTTTCAATCTGGGAGTTTGGCGGACTTAGTTATGTCTTCTTGGCATGCCGCAATCGAACGTTTTTTTTATCTTGTTtcaccttctttctctcaggCCAAGGGGACGTTGGAGGACCACATCCAGAAGGGACTCCTGCGGCGCATGAAGAAGCTCGCTCAGATCAAAGAGGACATCCTGACCAAGGAAATGGGTAACGGAAAGCGCTGAACATTAGGCAGCGTTTGCGTTAGGAATCTCTGCCTGTGCACGCGCCGCCTTTACATCTATTCGTGGTCCACTGACAGTCCTTTGGGAGATGGAGCGCCACGAGATAAGCCCGCGAGTACTGTCGTCGTTCGATCCCTCTCGATGTTGGGGCTCAGGCATTCGACCAATAGAAAAAACGTGTGGAGCTTCCGGATTTTCTCTTTGCTCGTGCTGCTCTCGAGGCGGTGGGAGTGAAAGCGACACGTAGCGGCCAAAGTTCCACAGTCTCGCGGTTTTTCTCCCTGCTTTTCAAGTCCGTAGCTCGTGTGTAGCATACCGCACACAGTTAGTTGCTGGGACGTGGTTTGGTCTGTCTCCGGTGGCCAGCGAGGAAGAGTAACTTCCACGACGCGAGTGTGATTAGCATCATCCCACTGGGAGGTCTCGGATCCGGTTAACACAGACCATCGAAACCTGATCCATCAGTCGAACTCGTAACGTGTTTTGCATGTGGACTTGTGTCTCTGATGCTGCCAGTCGAGTGCACGTTCCATCCTAAGACCACTCCACTTCCTCCAATGGGGAAGCCGTTTCCGTCGAGAGAGACCGTTCGGAATATGATTGAGGTGAGTTCCTCTGTCCTTCGCCAAAACCCGGAGTTTCAAGGAATTTCCTTcggcctgtctctgcctgaTCAACACGCAGCGTCATTTCCTCACGCCTGTCTCCTTACAACTTTCTTCCGCTGCCCACGGGTGCTGGCGTGGACAGTCGCTCCGTGTGGCCGCCCAGGAGGGTCATAGGCCCCACCGAGTTTCGTAATCTCACAAGTGCATACAGATTGTTAGTGAAAAGTGAAACGGCTTCTAGGTGGGAGGAGTAGTGCGATCGCCGCTATCTTCAGGAGATTGCTTCTTTCTGGCAACGTCTGATTCCACAATGTATCGTCTCGGCCACATAGTGCTTCTGCGTCACTGGTGACTTTCATTGCTGCTTTCTTCATTTCCTGCCCTTCAACTGTTCCGCGTTTTTCCCACGAAAACACTGAAGCACTGAGACGggggaaacaagaaagaacCTTAATAGCAGAAAACACCACACGCGACGAGAAGCATTCCGACGAGACCCTAGACGCACCATACACGGACACCTCTTTTCTGACAAACTTCCTTCCGGTTCTCCCCGTTCGTAGAAACCCTTCATTCGTGTTCACTTGTGGTTGGGCGAGCTgagcgttttttttcgtgcTGCTCTTGTTACACCTCTGCAGCAAcaggaaaaggcgagaatGCGCAACAGGGTTTTCATAGAGCACGAGCCGGGAAACAGTGTAACTCACGAattctcccttcctcctgAACTGactgaggcagagaaaaaatcGATTCGAGGTGAGCTGCAATAGAAGGACGCCAGGGATCCATCCCCCAGACAGTAATGTTCTGCATCTAAATATGAATGTACTGTTCCCGACCGACGTCGCCGTCTCGATGTTGCTGTACTCCGCGAACGTGCTGACGAACACACATTGGAAGGACACGCCGTAGTCTATCCTGGGCATCTGGTCCAGGTCTGAATTGATTTGCGAACACTTCCTCACTTATACACGTGGTTGGAGACCTGATACCAGACGAACGAACTTGTTGGTTTGCGCCGTAACCGTGGGTTCCCGTGTCTGCGAGTTTATCACGATAGAGGAGCGCAGAACGATGACTTTGTGGCCTCAGTGGCTCGCGACAAAACGATTGCTGATTGACACAgctcgaagaagacacgcatTCGTCGTTGGCCGAAACATACGTCGCAGGAGTGACAGCGAGCAGAACGTCAAGGCGGTACGTTGCGTGCGTAGACACTCGACAGAGGGTTTTTCTTATCGTTCTTTGTGTGCCTCAGGAGACCTTCGCAGCGACTGGAGTTTGCCAGTACAAGAACCAGCAGGCGACGATTTCTTCACTTGGGTCGTGCACACAGGCGATTTGCCgacgaagcggagagaggcgccagCTGCGTGGCGGGCTCGTGAACTTCCGCAAGTGCCGCCAGAAGAAGTGGAGTTTGTTGGGCAGCCACTTGATATCCCGCCCCTCCGTCCAGAAGACATCCTGGGGCTGCCGCAGAGGCAATCGCAAGCGGACGAACCTGAGGTCCCACTATTGCGGCCAAGCCAGCCGGTACGGCGCCCGGAGCAAGGCATGCCATGTCAACAACAGAGGGCTGCAGCTCCTGTTCCGGTCGGAACCACGCTGCTTCAGGCTCCGTATGTCACTGAGACAGAACGCAATTACAGAGACGACCccttcgcgtctgcagaCTGGAGGGCTGAAGAAGACCCACTTGCAACTCAGTTCGACGAGTTTGAGAAAAAAGGACCTCTACGTTTCGATGCGCTTCCGGCGTACTACCGCCAGTCTTTGCAGAAACTGGCTGCAGCCGCAGACGGATCGAATCGTCGGCcgacacagaaggaaaaagatgCAAAACTGCAAGAGTGTTTGAAGATTCTTGAGGAAGCTTGCTGACGGGTGTGCGTAGCTCCTCTCGGGGCTCGCTTCTCAGACAGGGAACCCGGCGGAGCACGCTCTCGAGCTTCGTCGTCGGAGTCAAGAGACGCCTCCTGTGGGAGCCCACAATACCACACATAACACTGCTTCATGGAAACCAACGCAGAATTCTACATTCGCCGTTCTGTTTCGACTGCTTCCTCCGGTGCGAGGAAGCCCACACTGAATCGAAGAGCACACAACGCAACTGAACGTTGTGTCGACTTCGCTGCAGACCCACACGCTTCCTAAGTTGCAAGAATCCCTACGTTTTTCACCGAATCAGACACACTAGCGCGACAGGGAACACTACATTTTTATCCGGTGACAACGTCCTGTCTACATCCTTAGTGTCTCGTAGAGTTCGAGCATCTGCGAACTTTTGCAGAAGCGttgcagaaacagaaaccaCACGTAGGTGTGTCAGTTACGAGACCCGGGAGACTCTGGTTCTAGAACATCTCTTTCTACCTTCCAAGAGGCCAACCGAAGATTCGGTTTTTTTGCTCTCGCTGGTAACACGAGTGACCACACAATCACATGTACTGGCGCTTCAGTTTAGCTGACCCCTGCGACCCTATTTAGTTGTGAGATGCTTACCGAATTCTTAGTTTGCCTTTGTCTCTGAAATGCGCCAAACCTCCACAAAATCGTCTCCAGTGAAAAAGACATCAAGGCACACACAATCTACCGAAACGATGCCTAGTTTTACTAGCCGGTAACATGCGGATTTCCGGGCATCGATGCGCCCCCTGTGGATTCCTTGCATGAGACGCAGACCCGTTCGGCGTCGTCTGCTGCCTTCCGTTCGTCTCTACCTCTTCGAATATGCGATTCTTTCAGGAATCTCGTACCATCGTTGGCTGTGATTCTCAGAGCTCAGATGAATGTGTGTGGCAGCGACGCCACGTCCAATTTTTTACTCTCGGTCAAACAGGCtgccctttttctctgccagTGAATCTACCTGTGGAAAACTACTCAATGACGGTTTTTCTACGTTGTGTCCCTGGTGCCTATTCCCAGCATACTTTGACCGTTTTCTGCCACCGGACTGTCAGCGTCGCATTCTCTCGACCACAAGCAGCCAGCCTGTCGCTGGCTACACGCTAAACCATTTCTGAAGGAACCAGACAATTCAGGCTGAGGTTTTTACGACAAACAGTTTTTCACCGCCTCATTCGGGAGATGTCGAGTGGGGAGACACGTTGTCGCGAGTGGtagtcgctctcttcttcatcgaaAAACGCCCGTCCGTCTTGACTGCACACGcttccgtctccttcccAGCTGCCGcgggaagcgacagaaagcaTCCGCCTCGGTCCGAAAATCCCCGTTGAACTCCGTGCGGACGCGAGGGGAGAGGCGAGCGTCCGGCTCAGCGATCTTGCGAAGGTACCCGTTTTTCCGGAACCCGGGCGTGACGCGCGGTTCCTTCCGTTGGCCCGTGAGTGCGATGGGTGGCGGCCCCTAGGGCTTCGTCGCCCCGGTCGCGGGGACTCGACCGTGCCTAGGAAAGTTCTGGACTCGAGGCGGGTT includes:
- a CDS encoding hypothetical protein (encoded by transcript TGME49_293540); this translates as MRKMPLSSHLGPGGPHSSFSSRTAKRFSPEDSRTAGDSNRAAQMSTPSLGGCRLSNTSSGLSSAGDVRLPLNPLYPLSHDGGYHPDLALHLATKQVLREEPVRPPILRPSFKFDPAASFVSHDGTGAGESSGEECERSRCEKPPCAETDVDLSGKIRLAVHVDNSSFSGPSKAFENREKPQQRAAESKDISPEQELTSPRTAERTPAAGEAPSTHAAPSVRQGQTALPYGKSPSTALATRMRCRNVLLCYALLDPYNQGYIDVQEACDAIGNIHKQDKDVAELLLAQLQDMTAYVSNRGVIEKQDFLAQVLRRVEADLAGSTPYHCLRSSSNPVANAWHKGRPFTTLQNRRFYQGKYVPKGVQIHLKQADGDGDLIQFHLRRRGGGGVTLQEDRPLPYQAKPRAKGTLEDHIQKGLLRRMKKLAQIKEDILTKEMVECTFHPKTTPLPPMGKPFPSRETVRNMIEQQEKARMRNRVFIEHEPGNSVTHEFSLPPELTEAEKKSIRGDLRSDWSLPVQEPAGDDFFTWVVHTGDLPTKRREAPAAWRARELPQVPPEEVEFVGQPLDIPPLRPEDILGLPQRQSQADEPEVPLLRPSQPVRRPEQGMPCQQQRAAAPVPVGTTLLQAPYVTETERNYRDDPFASADWRAEEDPLATQFDEFEKKGPLRFDALPAYYRQSLQKLAAAADGSNRRPTQKEKDAKLQECLKILEEAC